In Legionella busanensis, the DNA window ATGCGTAAGCCATTAAGTATTGCATTGGCTTTGTTAACAGGCGTAGTAATGGGTGCCAGTAGTATCTCAGTCAAAGATAACAGTGATATCGCAGTGACCCTTGCCACGACTAATTACAATCGTCTTGTGGTAAAAAACGACAAAATCGTGGAAGCAGTTTTTCCACCCGATAGTATGGCGATTAAGCGTGATGAGCAAGACGGCTCGGTGTATGTGATGTTGTCTACAGCGCAGCCGTTTACCTTGTTTTTAACCACAGAAGCCGGGCGGCATTTTTCCATGACCTTAACAGGTGAAGAGACGCTAGGCAAAACCATTGAGTTAATTCCAGAACAGCCTAGGTTTGCTAATGCAACATCCAATGCGACTAAAAGCAATGCTAAATCCGTGAGTCATCATGCTGTACCACAAGCCATTTTTGCCATGCTTAGCCATATGGAGCAACAAAAGCCATTTGCGGATGTGAAAGTAAAGCGCCAATTTGGGAAAGTTGAGCGCTGGTCTCAAGGATTAACCCTTTTGCCCCGTGAATCCTGGGATGGCCGCCTGCTAAAAGGTGAAGCTATTGAGCTTTATAACGGGGGAAAAGCCCCTCTAGCGTTAAATGAAGATTGGTTTGTAAACGTTGGAACGCTTGCTGTTAAAGTCTCAAAGTCTACGCTTAATCCTGGCGAGCGTGCGATGCTTTTTCGCGTTCAGGGAGGCAGCCATGGCTAATGGGCACTTTAATAAATTAGTTAAAGGTCGCCAAATTCGAACATTAATTGTGGCGGGTAGTTGTCTTTTTTTAATTGTAGCTTTGATGGTTGTGTTACTTGTTGATGGGCGTCCTAAAAAGAGCGCAGCGATTAAAAAAGCAGCGAATTTAACAGGCATCGTGGACGAATCATTTACCAATGCCATAGCAGACAACGCCTTAACGGCCCAACAAAGTGAGCTTGAATCACTTAAAAAAGAACTTAAGGATTTAACAAAACATATTAAAGCCATGGGTGAGGAACATCATCAGCAATTGCAAGCCCAAAAGGAAGCGTTCACATCTCAGTTAACAACGCTGATGTTGGCGAATCAAGAAAAAGCAACGCCTACAGAGCAGCAAAATACCTCTGCTGAACTACAAGACGTGCAAAACCCTAAGCTTTGGCATAAACCAACAACCTATGCCATGAATAACGTCATGACGACAGGTACTACCTTATCGGATGCCACACCTCGCATTCACACGGTCTCTTTTCGACCTAAACGACACGTTAATCAACGACACCCTAACAATTACTTAAATCCAGCTCACTATGTGCCATCTAATACCTCTGTTAGAGCCGTTATTCTGGGAGGTGCTGATGCAGATGCCTCAGTCAATGGGCAGTCTAAGAATAATGGCGTGATGCTCTTTAAGTTCTTAGAAGATGGCACGTTGCCAAATGGTGCCCGCTCGCGTCTTAAAGGGTGTCGCGTGAGTGCTAATTCTTATGGGGATATTTCAAGTGAGCGTGCGTTTGCCACGCTTTACCGTTTGTCCTGCGCCCATCCAGGTCAGCCTATTATTGATAAAGAAGTAACAGGCTGGGTGTTTTTTAATGGTAAGGTAGGGATTAAGGGTCAACCGTTAATGCGGGACAACAAGGTGATGACATGGGCCGGTGTAAGTGGTGCTTTGTCTGGTATTGCATCCGCTGCCCAATACGCCCAAAGCATTCAAAATATTGGGCCTTATGGTGCGAGCTCGGTGGTGCCTTCAAGTCAAATTGCACCTTTTGCCGCCTACGGCGGGGCATCAAAAGCGGCGGATACCTTGTCAGCCTATTACGTTAAACGTGCCGAGCAATATCACCCGGTCATTCAGGTAGGCTCAGGCAATATCGTGACTATTGTGTTTAAAGATGGCTTTTATTTAGAACCTGATGAAGACAAACGCCAACATGCGCTTAATCAAATCAAATCGCAAAATGCAGAAGGACTTATTACCTCTCAAGAGGGTACATCAGAGATGAATTTTACAGTTCCTCCTGAAGTGTTGGGCAAGATTAATAGGGCCAATATGTTGAGTCGCAATGAAGTAGGAGGTTTGCGATGAGAGCAAGTGTAATGTGTTTGATTTTCCTGATGGCTGTACTGTCTTCAGGGTGCGGCACGATGAATTCCAATTTCAGTTGCAATGCGACCGCAGGCGACAGTTGTTTATCCATTGAGCAGGTCGATGCTATGACGCGCTTTGCGGATGACGCAAGGCCAGCTCTGGTAAGGCAGAGCCAGTCTAAAATAGATGCTCACGCCAACAAGCCGCAAGGGCACTTAGTTAAGCTTTCTTCTGGTCAATCGGTGTGGGTGACACAACAAAGCGAGGCGCAATCATGAGCTTAAAGATTGCGCGGTGGCGCGATAAAGCACGCGAATTTCTCTATAAGGCAAGTCAGGGATTAGGGGAGACCGTGAGTATAAAGCCTGAGTCTCTTTTAACGCAGCAAAAAGCACACGAGTCGCTTACGCTCGATTTGCCATCCATTAAAAGTCTTCTGCCTTATGAAACAGTAAGTCAGGAGGGATTTTTTATAAACCGCAACTCCATGGGGTTTGGGTTGGCACTCATGCCTCTAAGTGGCGCGGATGAATCTTTAATGAAAAGCTTGGCGCAACTGTTTAAAAACAAACTTTCGGTAGGCACTGATTGTACCGTGCTCTTATATAAACATCCGTGGCTGCTAGACCAGCTCTCCCAAAACTATGAGCCTATTTTAAAGCAAGGTGGCATTTTTGCAGACCTTGCACGCTTGAGTCTTAACTATCATTTAAAGGCCATTAAAAAAGGTTATAAAAATGGCCGCAATATACCTGCGGGTTTAAGTGATTATAGTGCTTATCTTTTTATTTCACGGCCCATAGAGGCGGGTATTGAAGAGCAACTTCAGGTTTTACGAGACGATTTTGAATCTGAACTTAAAGTCGCAGGTTTTGGTTTTAAGCGATGCAGCGCGCTTGAATTTAAGACGTTGATGCGCGCTTTCATTTCACCCAATTTTGAAGAATTTTCCTGGCCTCAAGTTGAAGACAATCCTGGTTTAATAAGCGAGGCCATCCCAAATCCAACCACTGTCATTGAAATTGGCAATGAGAAGATTGAGGCATCCATTGTCGATAACGATGGCACATTGCAGCGCACAAAAATGATTAATTGTGAAGTGGTCGGCTTTCCTGACGCCCCTTTTGCCCTATGGCAAACGCCTGATTTGTTTGCCAATTTGTTACACCCTGAACAGGGGATTAATTGTCCTTTCTTACTTTCATTTACTATTCGAGGGGTTAACCAAGAAAAGATGAAAGCGCGCGCCAAATCAAACGCTAAGTCCTTAACCGCGAACAACAATGCCCTTCAAGCTTTTATTAACCCGTCAATTCGTGAAGAGGCGAGCGAGTGGCAGGCTGTTCATGAAGGAGCAAGCAAAGGGGAGCTTGCTCTTTTTCCAACGTTTTATAACGTCATTCTTTATACGACAGAGTCAAAGGCGCGTGAGCATGTTGCCAAAGCAATAGCAAGTTTTAGGCATTTAGGTTTCACACTAAGTCCCAGTCGTTGTAAGCAGTGGCTCTGCTTCTTAGGTAGTTTGCCTTTCATGCTCACAGAAGGGCTTTTTTCAAGCCTTGAGCTTTTAGGTATGACCAAAAAACTCACTCATTTTAATGTGGCAAATCTCATGCCTGTGATCGCCGATTTTAAGGGTGCGCGCCAAGGGCTAATTGTACCGACTTATCGCCACCAGCTTTTCTATTTAAATACCTTTGATGACCGGGTGTTACCCATTACCAATTTTAATCGGTTAACAGTAGCAAGTACTGGTGCTGGTAAATCCTTCTTTGAGCAAGCACAAATTCTAGATGGGCTGTCACGTGGACAGCAAATTTTTGTTATCGATTTAGGGGGTTCTTATAAGCATTTATGTGGGATGGTTGGCGGGAGTTACATTGATGCATCAACGTTAGCGCTAAATCCTTTTACGCTCTTTGATTTTGATGGGGTAACTGATATTAAGGGTGAGCAGGTCAACGATTATATTCAAATCAGGGATTTGCTAGCGATTATGGCAAGTCCATCAGAGGCTTTGGGGGAGGTGCAAAAGTCATGGCTTTTAGATGCAGTGGTTGACTGCTGGAAAGAGCACGGCAGACACGCCACCATGGATAATATTTTAGCTTGTTTGCAAAGGATGTTAGACAAGCCTCAATCTCACGGTGAGCAACGGCTTAAGGATTTACTTATTTTGCTCGGCAAGTATGGAAGTTCAGGCATTTATGGTCATCTCTTTAACGGTAATACACCGCTTTTAAATAACGCTAATTTTGTCGTGCTTGAAATGGGCGAGCTTGAATCAAATCCGGAGCTTTTGACGATTGTCATGTTTGTAATGATTGTCATTATTCAAGGGCAATTTTACCACTCTGATAGACAGCGTGAAAAACGCTGCATTATTGATGAAGCCTGGCGGTTTTTAGCCAATGGCTCCAATCCTGTGGCAGCAAGTTTTATCGAGCAAGGCTTTCGAACGGCACGAAAACACCGGGGCGGCTTTGCAGTCATTACCCAAAATCTTCTAGACACGATGAACACTCTACAAGGACGTGCGATTGCAGCAAGTAGTGATACCAAAATCATTATGCGTCAGGGTTCGTTTAAGGAGTACCTAGAAGAACATCCCAATCATTTTAGTGCACTTCAAGCACGGGTTATTGACTCCTTTGGGGAAGCCAAAACACAAGGCTTTTCTAATTTAATGATTCAATTTGGCAATGTGACTACGTTTCATCGTTATTTTTGTGACCCCTTCTTGCGCGTTCTTTTTTCCACCTCAGGGGAAGAGGTAAGTGCTATTGAGTCTTTGATGAGAGAGGGCATGATCCTAGCTGACGCTGTGCGAGAGGTAGCAAAGCATTACTATGGGGATGAATTATGCGATTAATATCTCTGGCGGCTTTGGCGTTTTTACTCATCACTATAACAGGTATCCCCTTTTACGGTTTGAGCCCTCGCGAAACCCTCGTTTTTTTAAATAAGGAGAAAATAGAAGGCCAATTTATTCGGCAATTAGCCGAGCTTAATGCCGCTGAAGCGCAAGTTAGGCGCACAACAAGGCGGTTTAACTCGGCACTCAATCAAGTCTTAAACGCGTATGCTTCGCGTCATCACGTCATTATTATTGAGCGAAAACTAATGCTTGCTGGT includes these proteins:
- a CDS encoding TraV family lipoprotein — translated: MRASVMCLIFLMAVLSSGCGTMNSNFSCNATAGDSCLSIEQVDAMTRFADDARPALVRQSQSKIDAHANKPQGHLVKLSSGQSVWVTQQSEAQS
- the traK gene encoding type-F conjugative transfer system secretin TraK encodes the protein MRKPLSIALALLTGVVMGASSISVKDNSDIAVTLATTNYNRLVVKNDKIVEAVFPPDSMAIKRDEQDGSVYVMLSTAQPFTLFLTTEAGRHFSMTLTGEETLGKTIELIPEQPRFANATSNATKSNAKSVSHHAVPQAIFAMLSHMEQQKPFADVKVKRQFGKVERWSQGLTLLPRESWDGRLLKGEAIELYNGGKAPLALNEDWFVNVGTLAVKVSKSTLNPGERAMLFRVQGGSHG
- the traC gene encoding type IV secretion system protein TraC, with the translated sequence MSLKIARWRDKAREFLYKASQGLGETVSIKPESLLTQQKAHESLTLDLPSIKSLLPYETVSQEGFFINRNSMGFGLALMPLSGADESLMKSLAQLFKNKLSVGTDCTVLLYKHPWLLDQLSQNYEPILKQGGIFADLARLSLNYHLKAIKKGYKNGRNIPAGLSDYSAYLFISRPIEAGIEEQLQVLRDDFESELKVAGFGFKRCSALEFKTLMRAFISPNFEEFSWPQVEDNPGLISEAIPNPTTVIEIGNEKIEASIVDNDGTLQRTKMINCEVVGFPDAPFALWQTPDLFANLLHPEQGINCPFLLSFTIRGVNQEKMKARAKSNAKSLTANNNALQAFINPSIREEASEWQAVHEGASKGELALFPTFYNVILYTTESKAREHVAKAIASFRHLGFTLSPSRCKQWLCFLGSLPFMLTEGLFSSLELLGMTKKLTHFNVANLMPVIADFKGARQGLIVPTYRHQLFYLNTFDDRVLPITNFNRLTVASTGAGKSFFEQAQILDGLSRGQQIFVIDLGGSYKHLCGMVGGSYIDASTLALNPFTLFDFDGVTDIKGEQVNDYIQIRDLLAIMASPSEALGEVQKSWLLDAVVDCWKEHGRHATMDNILACLQRMLDKPQSHGEQRLKDLLILLGKYGSSGIYGHLFNGNTPLLNNANFVVLEMGELESNPELLTIVMFVMIVIIQGQFYHSDRQREKRCIIDEAWRFLANGSNPVAASFIEQGFRTARKHRGGFAVITQNLLDTMNTLQGRAIAASSDTKIIMRQGSFKEYLEEHPNHFSALQARVIDSFGEAKTQGFSNLMIQFGNVTTFHRYFCDPFLRVLFSTSGEEVSAIESLMREGMILADAVREVAKHYYGDELCD
- a CDS encoding TrbI F-type domain-containing protein, whose product is MRLISLAALAFLLITITGIPFYGLSPRETLVFLNKEKIEGQFIRQLAELNAAEAQVRRTTRRFNSALNQVLNAYASRHHVIIIERKLMLAGGLDITDDITAEVSGLMRQQS
- a CDS encoding TrbI/VirB10 family protein; translation: MRCFFAFREAAMANGHFNKLVKGRQIRTLIVAGSCLFLIVALMVVLLVDGRPKKSAAIKKAANLTGIVDESFTNAIADNALTAQQSELESLKKELKDLTKHIKAMGEEHHQQLQAQKEAFTSQLTTLMLANQEKATPTEQQNTSAELQDVQNPKLWHKPTTYAMNNVMTTGTTLSDATPRIHTVSFRPKRHVNQRHPNNYLNPAHYVPSNTSVRAVILGGADADASVNGQSKNNGVMLFKFLEDGTLPNGARSRLKGCRVSANSYGDISSERAFATLYRLSCAHPGQPIIDKEVTGWVFFNGKVGIKGQPLMRDNKVMTWAGVSGALSGIASAAQYAQSIQNIGPYGASSVVPSSQIAPFAAYGGASKAADTLSAYYVKRAEQYHPVIQVGSGNIVTIVFKDGFYLEPDEDKRQHALNQIKSQNAEGLITSQEGTSEMNFTVPPEVLGKINRANMLSRNEVGGLR